Genomic window (Methanomicrobia archaeon):
AAGGTTATCGGCATGGTAACAAGCGACGGGATCACACGATTGATAAGGAAGAAGAAGTGGCAATGGAAATTCGGGATTTAAAAGTAGACTTGTTATGCCTTGGTGCGCAGGTATCAGGCGTGGAGAAAGGCAGGCGAGCAGGCGCGGGCCCTGCCGCTGGCGGCATGTTCATCATCAGCGACACGGTCGCGAATGTTGCTACGCAGAGCTGGTTTGTCGCCCAGTCGCCGTATCAGTTGGATACCGAGGACAACAAGTACGTACTCAAGCGAGACGGCGAGCGAATCGCGGAAGTGCGCTTTCCCACCACGAAGTTTCAGGAGCTGACCACAGAGGACGGCATCCCCTACTATAAAATCGCGTTACTGCACGGCATGGATTGCTTAGCGACGACGACGATCCAGACCTGCAGGTACTGGAATACGCCCCAGAGGTGCAAGTTCTGCGCAATTGAACTCTCGCTGCAAAGCGGTGCAACGATACCGAAGAAGACACCGGAGCAGCTGGCCGAAGTGGCGCGTGCTGCGGTAGAATTAGACCACGTAACGCACGTGACGCTAACTACCGGTACGCCCGCCACGCCAGACAAGGGCATAGGTCATCTTGCACAAGTGGCGAAAGCGATAAAAGAAGCGACTGACTTGCCGATCCACGCGCAGTTCGAGCCGCCAAAAGACCTGAAGAGGATGGACCTTCTTTCAGACATGGTCGACACGGTAGGGATCCATGTTGAGTGCTTTGATAAGCAGGTGCAACACGAGGTGACCCCCTGCAAGGCCGAGCTACCCTTCAAGCATTTTATAGACGCGTGGAAGCGTGCTGTAGCGATTTTCGGCGAGAGCCAGGTGAGCAGTTTTGTAATTGTGGGATTAGGAGAGAGTGATCAATCGATCGTTGAGGGCAGCAGGTTGCTGGCTGAACTTGGCGTTTATCCGTTTATCGTACCGCTACGGCCGATACCCGGCTCGATGCTGGAGCATGAGAGACCACCAAGTCCTGAACGGATGCGTCAGCTTTACGAACGCGTTGCGGAGATACTGCACGAGACCGGCGTGAGCTGGAAGAAATGCAAGGCTGGGTGCGTGCGGTGCAGGGCGTGCTCGGCGCTGGCGGATTTTGAATAATTTTTATTTGTTGCTGTTTTCGCTTTCGGTTTTAACTATCCTTTTTCTCAAGCAGCAGTCCTTCTTTAATAGCGTACCAAGCATTTACTTGTGCTCGGTAACGCAAAAATTGGAACGCACATGTAATGATTAGAAACAAAAGAATAGTCATTATAAATTTCCATATTAAATATTCAGGGGAATCAAAATACCAAGTGATGACAGGTATAAGCGAATTTTTTGGTATAGTCTTGATCTCTTTCATTGTACCAAATAAAAAGGTGATACTGAAAGTAAAAGTAGCCAGAGCAACACTTACAAATGTCATCAGACCGCTTGAAAAGCTGTTCAATCTGTCTACTCTGCTCT
Coding sequences:
- a CDS encoding MSMEG_0568 family radical SAM protein; protein product: MAMEIRDLKVDLLCLGAQVSGVEKGRRAGAGPAAGGMFIISDTVANVATQSWFVAQSPYQLDTEDNKYVLKRDGERIAEVRFPTTKFQELTTEDGIPYYKIALLHGMDCLATTTIQTCRYWNTPQRCKFCAIELSLQSGATIPKKTPEQLAEVARAAVELDHVTHVTLTTGTPATPDKGIGHLAQVAKAIKEATDLPIHAQFEPPKDLKRMDLLSDMVDTVGIHVECFDKQVQHEVTPCKAELPFKHFIDAWKRAVAIFGESQVSSFVIVGLGESDQSIVEGSRLLAELGVYPFIVPLRPIPGSMLEHERPPSPERMRQLYERVAEILHETGVSWKKCKAGCVRCRACSALADFE